In Labrus bergylta chromosome 1, fLabBer1.1, whole genome shotgun sequence, one genomic interval encodes:
- the krt97 gene encoding keratin 97, which yields MTMSYRQSAFSLYSLPPTTGPRRCASVYGGSGGNVKVSYASNSFGSGFDLSGALGGGSSNNNFNMSGSEKQTMQNLNDRLASYLEKVRSLETANAQLERQIREWYDKQTPTVRDYSRYQVIIEDLRKKISLATQDNARLMLQIDNARLAAEDFRIKYENELAVRTSVEGDIMGLRKVLDDLTMSRSDLEMQVEGLKEELVFLKKNHKEELAAMRNHLNTSSVNVEVDAAPQDDMSKTLDALRAQYEGIAEKNRREMEAWYKAKFDELNKQLVTSTETLQSSKSEINDLKRTLQALQIELQSQLSLKSALEGQLEETESRYSLQMSQLQLMVDRLENELSNMRADIEKQSAEYQMLLDIKTRLELEIAEYRRLLDGGDVKSTVTTTTTFKEVEVVKPKPVISQRRRVVIEEIVDGKVVSRTEDVDTEILSK from the exons ATGACCATGTCCTACCGCCAATCTGCATTTTCCCTCTACTCTCTGCCCCCAACCACGGGCCCCAGGCGGTGTGCAAGCGTCTATGGCGGTTCAGGTGGGAACGTCAAGGTGTCTTACGCCTCCAACAGCTTCGGCTCTGGTTTTGACCTGTCAGGAGCCCTCGGAGGtggcagcagcaacaacaatttCAACATGTCTGGCAGTGAGAAACAGACCATGCAGAACCTCAATGATCGGCTGGCCTCCTATCTGGAAAAGGTGCGCTCCCTGGAGACCGCTAATGCGCAGCTGGAGCGTCAAATCCGCGAGTGGTACGACAAACAGACCCCCACCGTCAGGGACTACAGCAGGTACCAGGTGATCATCGAAGACCTGCGCAAAAAG ATCAGTCTTGCCACCCAGGACAATGCCAGGCTGATGCTGCAGATCGACAATGCCAGGCTGGCAGCAGAGGACTTCAGAATCAA GTATGAAAATGAGCTGGCAGTGCGCACTTCAGTGGAGGGAGACATCATGGGACTGCGCAAGGTCCTGGATGACCTGACTATGTCCCGGTCTGACCTGGAGATGCAGGTTGAGGGTCTCAAGGAGGAGCTGGTCTTCCTGAAGAAGAATCATAAAGAG GAACTTGCAGCCATGCGCAACCATTTGAATACCAGCTCTGTGAACGTGGAGGTGGACGCCGCACCTCAGGATGACATGTCCAAGACCCTGGATGCTCTCAGAGCTCAGTATGAGGGTATTGCTGAAAAGAACCGCCGTGAGATGGAGGCATGGTACAAGGCCAAG TTTGATGAACTGAACAAGCAGTTGGTGACCAGCACAGAGACCCTCCAGTCCTCCAAAAGTGAGATCAACGACCTGAAGAGGACCCTGCAGGCCCTGCAGATTGAACTACAGTCCCAGTTGAGCCTG AAATCTGCTTTGGAGGGCCAGCTTGAAGAGACAGAGTCCCGCTACAGCCTTCAGATGAGCCAGCTCCAGCTCATGGTCGACAGACTGGAGAATGAGCTGAGTAATATGAGGGCAGACATCGAGAAGCAATCCGCTGAATACCAAATGCTACTCGATATCAAGACGAGGCTGGAGCTGGAGATCGCTGAGTACAGGAGGTTGCTGGATGGAGGAGATGTCAA GTCTACTGTTACAACGACTACAACCTTCAAAGAAGTAGAAGTTGTCAAAC ccaaacCAGTCATTTCCCAGAGGAGAAGGGTGGTGATCGAGGAGATTGTTGATGGAAAAGTGGTGAGCCGTACAGAAGACGTGGACACAGAGATCCTCTCAAAGTAG